Sequence from the Desulfovibrio sp. TomC genome:
TGCACCTGGAAAAGACGGCCATGTTCGTGATCTTGGTCATGATCGTGGTGGTTGGGTCCTTTTCCATCATCACCACCCTGGTCATGCTGGTCATGGAGAAAACCCGCGACATCGCCATCCTCATGTCCATGGGGGCGACGCCGGCGGCGATCCGCACCATTTTCATGCTCCAGGGGGCGATCATCGGCCTGGTGGGCACGGCGCTGGGCTTCGCCCTGGGGCTCGGAGTGGCCCTGGCCCTGGAAAAATACCAGTTCATCAAGATTCCCGGGGACGTCTATCCCATGGACCATCTGCCCGTGAAGCTCGACTGGCCCGATCTGGTGGTGATCGGCCTGACCTCGTTGACCCTGTGCTTTCTGGCCACCCTGTATCCGGCCCGGCAGGCGGCGGGGCTCAAGCCTGTGGAGGCCCTTCGCCATGAGTGAGGCCCTCTACGAGCTCAACAAGGTCCGCAAGGTCTACCAGGGGCCGGCCGAGGAAGTGACCGTGCTGACGGGCCTGGACTTCACCATCGCCCCGGGCGACTCCCTGGCCATCCTGGGGGCCTCGGGTTCGGGAAAATCTTCCCTGCTCCATCTTTTGGGCGCCCTTGACCAACCGACCTCGGGAACCATCCATTTTGCCGGCCGGGATCTGGCGAAATTGACCGTGAAAGAGGCGGCGTCGATACGTAACCATGAGATAGGATTCATTTTTCAATTCCACCATCTGCTGCCCGAATTCACGACGCTGGAAAATGTGGCCATGCCGGCCCTTATTGCCGGCACCGAAAGAAAACAAGCTTTTGCCCAGGCCAGGGCATCTTTGTCGCTCGTGGGACTTGATGAAAGGGCCGAACACAGGGTAACAACCCTTTCCGGGGGAGAGAGACAGAGGGCGGCCATCGCCCGTGCCGTCCTATTGCGGCCGTCTGTCCTTTTGGCCGATGAACCTACCGGTAATCTCGACGAAGCCACTGGCGCCCGGGTCGGCGAAATGCTCGCCCACCTCAACGCCGAGTTAGGCATGACGTTGGTTGTGGTCACACACAACCATAACCTGGCCGCTCTGATGGGCCGGAGACTGGAGCTGCAGGGTGGAGAACTCTATGCGCGGAATGAAAAAATTCGGTCTTAAAGGGCTGTTGCTCGTCGCGTGCCTGGTTATGGCCGCCGGACAGGCCCTGGCCCAATCCGGCAAAGTGCTGGTAGTGCCTTTTGAGATCAATGCGGCCGACGCCTTGCATTCCGTCCAGGGAAGCCTGCCCCAGATCCTGGCCGACAAACTCAAGGCCGCCGGGGTCGCGGCCCAGGCCGAACCCGGCAAAACGGCGCCCAATGCCGCAGCCGCCCGCAAGCTCGCTTCGGCGGCCCGGGCCGAGTATGTCGTTTTTGGCAGTATTTCCAAGGTTGGCGAAGGGTTGAGCCTCGATGCCCGGGTGGCCAAGGTGGCCGGGGGCGAAGCCCAGGCCGTTTTTGCCTCGGCCCCGAACGTCATGGGACTCGACGCCGCCGCCGCCGATCTGGCCGGCAAGATCCGTCCCCTGGTGGCCGTGGCCGCTGCCGGCGGCGGTTCCGACCGTATTGTCGAAGTCGATGTCGAGGGCAACTCGATCCTCGACAAGGAAGTGGTCATTTTAAAGATCAAAAGCCAGGTCAACCAGAGCTATGATCCCAAGGCCGTCAACGACGACGTCAAGAAACTCTTCGAAATGGGGTACTTTGACGATGTCCAGGTGCGCCTGGACAACGTCCCCGGCGGCAAGCGCCTGACCTTCGTGGTCAAGGAAAAACCGCGCATTCAGGCCATCGGCGTCATCGGCAACGGCGACGTCAAGAAAGATGACATCCTTGAAGCCATGAGCACCAAGACCGGCGGCGTCTTAAACCTCAAGGTGCTGGCCGACGATCTGGGCAAGATCCGCGAACTCTACAGCAAGAAAGGCTACTACAAAACGGAAGTCACCTACGAGTTGGAGCAGACCGATGCCCGCATCGCCCGCCTCAACATCGTCATCAAAGAGCCCAAAAAGCTCTATATCAAAGAAGTCAAAATCGAAGGGGCCAAGCAGATCCCGGAAAGCGATCTGAGCGGCGAGCTGGCCACTTCCACCCGGCACTTCTGGTCCTGGGTTACCGGC
This genomic interval carries:
- a CDS encoding ABC transporter ATP-binding protein, which translates into the protein MSEALYELNKVRKVYQGPAEEVTVLTGLDFTIAPGDSLAILGASGSGKSSLLHLLGALDQPTSGTIHFAGRDLAKLTVKEAASIRNHEIGFIFQFHHLLPEFTTLENVAMPALIAGTERKQAFAQARASLSLVGLDERAEHRVTTLSGGERQRAAIARAVLLRPSVLLADEPTGNLDEATGARVGEMLAHLNAELGMTLVVVTHNHNLAALMGRRLELQGGELYARNEKIRS